From Candidatus Hydrogenedentota bacterium, a single genomic window includes:
- a CDS encoding biopolymer transporter ExbD gives MKTGKQKVIGEINITPLTDVFLVLLIIMIVVNPLLQTTGVSTSVSSGDDAPSESQEEPKTITVNIDAAGAYSIGSDVLDNDLIRQRILAEAASHPDGIVLNVDPLAPLERMTDIMDFARSAKIQNISLSNAADAAAAEAKP, from the coding sequence ATGAAAACCGGCAAACAGAAAGTCATCGGCGAAATAAATATCACGCCCCTGACGGACGTGTTCCTCGTGCTCCTCATCATCATGATTGTGGTCAATCCCCTCCTCCAGACCACAGGCGTCTCCACGTCGGTCTCCAGTGGCGACGATGCGCCGAGCGAGTCCCAGGAAGAGCCGAAGACCATCACGGTAAATATCGACGCGGCGGGTGCCTACAGCATTGGCAGCGACGTGCTGGACAATGATCTGATCCGGCAGCGCATTCTCGCCGAGGCCGCCAGCCACCCCGACGGCATCGTGTTGAATGTCGACCCCCTCGCGCCCCTGGAGCGCATGACCGACATCATGGACTTTGCCCGGTCGGCCAAGATCCAGAATATCTCCCTCTCCAATGCCGCCGATGCTGCGGCAGCCGAAGCCAAGCCCTGA
- a CDS encoding biopolymer transporter ExbD → MAASGKNATFSDINITPLTDVFLVLLVVIIIAAPVTNQQREIKAPTMTQSVMMDEKWPLIEIKSSGEFFSDGQSILENGLEAYLTTRLPATDPKNLVIRGDKAAQSGKVMLIMEAAQNVGFQNVYISGELKREPAGLPGGAATAPAAPATPVAPAAAPAPTAVPAPAPAGP, encoded by the coding sequence ATGGCGGCCTCCGGCAAGAACGCCACCTTTTCGGACATCAACATCACGCCCCTGACGGACGTGTTTCTGGTGCTCCTGGTGGTCATCATCATCGCGGCGCCGGTGACGAACCAGCAGCGTGAAATCAAGGCCCCCACCATGACCCAGTCGGTCATGATGGATGAGAAATGGCCCCTCATCGAGATCAAGAGCAGCGGCGAATTTTTCTCGGATGGCCAGTCGATTCTGGAAAATGGCCTGGAGGCCTACCTGACCACCCGGCTGCCCGCCACCGATCCGAAAAACCTCGTGATTCGCGGGGACAAGGCGGCCCAGAGCGGCAAGGTCATGCTCATAATGGAAGCCGCGCAGAATGTGGGCTTTCAGAACGTGTACATTTCAGGCGAGTTGAAGCGCGAGCCTGCGGGCCTGCCCGGCGGAGCGGCGACGGCACCCGCTGCACCGGCCACCCCGGTAGCACCCGCTGCCGCACCGGCCCCGACCGCAGTACCAGCGCCAGCACCCGCCGGCCCCTGA
- a CDS encoding MotA/TolQ/ExbB proton channel family protein translates to MDLYKFAIIHDWPVLAPILLCSIIALAVSLERMRFYKRNRAGVGEFIDAFQAAILRSLPDARKLAERKPGLIPHLAAEGAGIMAEHPDSFEPLYEVRASLASRDLHRGLAWLGTIATICPYLGLFGTVARILLTFGTMAQSTGGSNSAEIMFGIGSALIATAFGLLVAILAVAMNNYLHAVADNIVADFEVVKLICMSVKPGGHPHGPATHGTKHRLDQAWEI, encoded by the coding sequence ATGGATTTATATAAGTTCGCCATCATCCACGACTGGCCCGTGCTTGCGCCCATCCTCCTGTGCTCCATTATTGCGCTGGCGGTCAGTCTCGAACGGATGCGCTTCTACAAGCGGAATCGCGCCGGTGTGGGCGAGTTTATTGACGCCTTCCAGGCCGCCATCCTCCGCAGCCTCCCCGATGCGCGGAAGCTGGCCGAACGGAAGCCGGGCCTTATCCCCCATCTTGCCGCCGAAGGGGCGGGCATCATGGCGGAGCACCCGGACAGCTTTGAACCGCTCTATGAAGTGCGCGCCTCCCTGGCTTCCCGTGATCTGCATCGCGGCCTCGCCTGGCTGGGCACCATCGCCACCATCTGCCCCTACCTCGGCCTCTTCGGCACCGTGGCCCGCATCCTGCTGACCTTCGGCACCATGGCCCAGTCCACCGGGGGCAGCAATTCCGCCGAGATCATGTTCGGCATCGGCTCGGCCCTGATCGCCACGGCCTTCGGCCTGCTGGTCGCCATTCTGGCGGTGGCCATGAATAACTACCTCCACGCCGTGGCGGACAATATCGTGGCCGATTTTGAAGTGGTGAAGCTGATCTGCATGAGCGTGAAGCCCGGCGGCCACCCCCACGGCCCGGCCACCCACGGCACCAAGCACCGCCTGGATCAGGCCTGGGAAATCTGA